Proteins found in one Microbacterium sp. SSM24 genomic segment:
- a CDS encoding protoporphyrinogen/coproporphyrinogen oxidase, which produces MADVTVVGGGVAGLVVARRLARAGTDVEVVEASDRLGGPVARHVVAGIALDAGAESFAVRGGTVAALLEELGLGPDIVEPRPGPAWLQPARGLAVPLPVTALLGIPADPVADDVVRVIGRSAAAEAVRLDALPLAPGSDALSLGALVRARLGDAVLERLVAPVVHGVHSQHPDELPLSRAHPALPAELVAAGSLTGAVSRLRAAAPPGSAVAGIRGGMNRLIPALAADLEAHGGTVRLGTRIVDVGALPGRVVVAAPGVASAPAPGRRIDLVTLVVEQDELDAAPRGSGLLVAAGTPVAARALTHATAKWEWLRAAAAGRHVVRLSYDTPPADPVGTARADAEALLGVPLPVVVAAAHVVWTRPAAVPAGPPSNALVVGETVAGSGLAGIIAHAERTAAALLAR; this is translated from the coding sequence ATGGCTGACGTCACCGTCGTCGGCGGCGGCGTCGCGGGGCTCGTCGTCGCCCGGCGGCTGGCGCGCGCGGGGACCGACGTCGAGGTCGTGGAGGCATCCGACCGCCTCGGCGGACCGGTCGCCCGGCACGTGGTCGCAGGCATCGCGCTGGATGCCGGAGCCGAAAGCTTCGCTGTGCGCGGCGGCACGGTCGCAGCCCTGCTGGAGGAGCTCGGCCTCGGACCCGACATCGTCGAGCCGCGGCCGGGCCCCGCATGGCTGCAGCCCGCGCGCGGACTCGCGGTGCCGCTCCCCGTGACGGCGCTGCTCGGCATCCCGGCCGATCCAGTCGCGGACGACGTCGTGCGCGTCATCGGACGCTCCGCCGCGGCCGAGGCCGTGCGGCTCGACGCGCTGCCCCTCGCGCCCGGATCGGACGCGCTGTCGCTCGGCGCGCTCGTGCGCGCGCGGCTCGGCGATGCGGTGCTGGAACGGCTCGTCGCCCCCGTCGTGCACGGGGTGCACTCGCAGCATCCGGACGAACTCCCCCTCTCGCGCGCGCATCCTGCCCTGCCCGCGGAGCTCGTGGCTGCCGGATCGCTGACGGGCGCGGTGTCGCGGCTGCGGGCGGCTGCTCCCCCGGGATCGGCGGTCGCCGGCATCCGCGGCGGCATGAACCGGCTGATCCCCGCGCTGGCCGCCGACCTCGAGGCGCACGGCGGCACCGTCCGCCTCGGCACGCGCATCGTCGACGTCGGAGCCCTGCCGGGGCGCGTGGTCGTGGCGGCGCCCGGGGTGGCATCCGCTCCCGCGCCGGGCAGGCGGATCGACCTCGTCACGCTGGTCGTCGAACAGGACGAGCTGGATGCCGCGCCCCGCGGCAGCGGCCTGCTCGTCGCCGCCGGAACCCCCGTCGCCGCGCGCGCCCTCACCCACGCCACGGCGAAGTGGGAGTGGCTGCGAGCGGCGGCCGCCGGACGCCACGTCGTGCGCCTGTCGTACGACACCCCACCCGCCGACCCCGTCGGCACGGCACGCGCCGACGCCGAGGCGCTGCTGGGAGTGCCTCTGCCGGTCGTGGTCGCCGCCGCGCACGTCGTCTGGACCCGCCCCGCCGCGGTGCCCGCCGGGCCGCCATCGAACGCACTCGTCGTCGGCGAGACGGTCGCCGGCTCGGGCCTGGCCGGCATCATCGCCCACGCCGAGCGCACGGCCGCCGCCCTCCTCGCCCGCTGA
- a CDS encoding MerR family transcriptional regulator — MVSTMYTIGEFAALGRVSVRMLRHYDAIGLLEPARVDDRTGYRHYSPAQLGTLVRIVELREIGCGLDEIGTVISAEDEPAALRDVLVRRRTQLEASIEADRGRIERIAERLRRLEGEGTMSDVEYRSLEAVTVYAVEGRAPGMGPENVGPMIDPLLGKLIGAIEGAGRTPLEPGVFWYEAVPDSEELAVHVSFTADTPALAADGYDVVSLPAVATVAVLEHRGDMPSIGVSWMALMEQIAEDGYRIVGPTREVYVHAPDDRPQSEWVTELIAPVEKG; from the coding sequence GTGGTCTCCACCATGTACACCATCGGAGAGTTCGCGGCCCTCGGGCGCGTGAGCGTGCGGATGCTGCGCCACTACGACGCGATCGGGCTTCTGGAGCCGGCGCGCGTCGACGATCGCACCGGCTACCGGCACTATTCGCCCGCTCAGCTCGGAACGCTCGTCCGGATCGTCGAGCTGCGTGAGATCGGCTGCGGGCTGGATGAGATCGGAACCGTGATCTCGGCGGAGGACGAGCCTGCGGCGCTGCGCGACGTGCTCGTGCGCCGCCGCACGCAGCTCGAAGCCTCGATCGAGGCAGACCGCGGCCGCATCGAGCGGATCGCCGAGCGTCTTCGTCGTCTGGAAGGAGAAGGAACGATGTCGGATGTCGAATACCGGTCGCTGGAGGCCGTGACGGTCTACGCCGTGGAGGGGAGGGCGCCGGGAATGGGTCCCGAGAACGTCGGGCCGATGATCGACCCGTTGCTGGGGAAGCTGATCGGCGCCATCGAAGGCGCCGGCCGCACCCCGCTGGAGCCCGGGGTGTTCTGGTACGAGGCCGTGCCCGACTCGGAGGAGCTGGCCGTGCACGTGTCGTTCACCGCCGACACGCCGGCGCTGGCGGCCGACGGATACGACGTCGTGTCGCTCCCCGCTGTCGCGACGGTCGCCGTGCTCGAGCATCGCGGCGACATGCCGAGCATCGGCGTGTCGTGGATGGCGCTCATGGAGCAGATCGCCGAGGACGGGTACCGCATCGTCGGCCCGACGCGCGAGGTCTACGTCCACGCTCCGGACGACCGGCCGCAGTCCGAGTGGGTGACCGAGCTGATCGCGCCCGTCGAGAAGGGCTGA
- a CDS encoding glutamyl-tRNA reductase, translating into MLLCLTANHRNASLDVLERLSQGAPAATRALVDDELFVAGAVVLATCNRFEAYLDIDEPLTGGEAVAVESVVEAMAEASDVPVDLLRSSVAVHQGADAAAHLFAVTSGLESVVVGEDEISGQVRRALDAARADGMTSGELERLFQKATHTSRGIRNRTGLRGTHRSLVRFALELASSRVADWAAARVVVVGTGRYAARTVEAVRARGARDLRVFSPSGRASAFAAQHGLVPVEDFAAAAAEADVVITCTADAVVHADAFTPGHRVLVIDLGLPRNVDPEVGRVDAVELLDLETIRLHAPLEEFSAHSDARAIVGDAATEFAADRVAGPAITALRSDVLEIVEAEIARARARGAGDETEAALRHLAGVLLHRPSVRIRELAVEGRLDDVHAALETLHGLTVDDDGDALADPWSASA; encoded by the coding sequence GTGCTCCTCTGTCTCACCGCGAACCATCGGAACGCGAGTCTCGACGTCTTGGAGCGACTCTCCCAGGGGGCACCGGCCGCCACGCGCGCGCTCGTCGACGACGAGCTGTTCGTCGCCGGGGCCGTCGTGCTCGCGACCTGCAACCGCTTCGAGGCCTATCTCGACATCGACGAGCCGCTCACCGGCGGTGAGGCGGTCGCCGTCGAGTCCGTCGTCGAGGCGATGGCCGAGGCGTCCGATGTGCCCGTCGACCTGCTGCGCTCGTCGGTCGCGGTGCATCAGGGAGCGGATGCCGCCGCCCACCTCTTCGCAGTGACCAGCGGACTCGAGTCGGTGGTCGTCGGCGAGGACGAGATCTCCGGCCAGGTGCGCCGCGCGCTCGACGCCGCGCGCGCCGACGGCATGACGAGCGGCGAGCTCGAACGGCTCTTCCAGAAGGCGACCCACACCAGCCGAGGCATCCGGAACCGCACCGGACTGCGCGGGACCCACCGCTCGCTCGTGCGCTTCGCGCTCGAACTCGCCTCCTCGCGCGTCGCGGACTGGGCGGCTGCCCGCGTGGTCGTCGTCGGCACCGGGCGCTACGCCGCCCGCACCGTCGAAGCCGTGCGCGCCCGCGGAGCGCGCGACCTCCGCGTGTTCTCGCCGTCCGGCCGCGCGAGCGCCTTCGCCGCCCAGCACGGGCTCGTTCCCGTCGAGGACTTCGCCGCGGCGGCCGCCGAGGCCGACGTCGTGATCACCTGCACCGCCGACGCGGTCGTCCACGCCGACGCGTTCACGCCGGGTCATCGCGTGCTGGTGATCGATCTCGGCCTGCCGCGCAACGTCGATCCCGAGGTCGGACGCGTCGACGCCGTCGAGCTGCTCGACCTCGAGACCATCCGCCTGCACGCCCCGCTCGAGGAGTTCAGCGCGCACTCCGACGCCCGCGCGATCGTCGGCGACGCGGCGACCGAGTTCGCGGCCGACCGTGTCGCCGGCCCCGCCATCACGGCGCTTCGCAGCGATGTGCTCGAGATCGTCGAGGCCGAGATCGCCCGCGCGCGGGCGCGCGGCGCCGGGGACGAGACCGAAGCGGCGCTGCGCCACCTCGCGGGCGTGCTGCTGCACCGTCCGTCCGTGCGCATCCGCGAACTCGCCGTCGAAGGGCGCCTCGACGACGTGCACGCCGCGCTCGAGACGCTGCACGGGCTCACGGTCGACGACGACGGCGACGCGCTCGCCGATCCCTGGTCCGCCTCGGCCTGA
- the hemC gene encoding hydroxymethylbilane synthase, whose amino-acid sequence MTALRIGTRGSALALTQTGMVASDLSDATGVKTELVTITTDGDRTNEPLSRAGGMGLFTGALRDALLEDRCDLVVHSLKDLPTAPHDRLVVAAIPVREDPRDALCARDGLTLETLPEGARVGTGSPRRMAQLRAKRPDLEVVDIRGNVDTRLGRVAPGDLDAVVLAAAGLRRLGRTDVITEYLDADRWPTAPGQGALAIEVRTGDEDLVRALDHAETRAAVEAERGVLARLEAGCSAPVGARAVVDAGLLFLSASVYSLDGQTVLTASHAAAWPDDGDPSQDIAARAARELLDAGAADLTGARP is encoded by the coding sequence GTGACGGCGCTGCGGATCGGCACCAGGGGCAGCGCCCTCGCGCTGACGCAGACCGGGATGGTCGCGAGCGACCTGTCCGACGCGACCGGGGTCAAGACCGAGCTGGTCACCATCACGACCGACGGCGACCGCACGAACGAGCCGCTCTCGCGCGCGGGTGGCATGGGCCTGTTCACCGGCGCCCTGCGCGATGCGCTGCTCGAGGACCGCTGCGACCTCGTCGTGCACTCCCTCAAGGATCTGCCCACCGCGCCCCACGATCGCCTCGTCGTGGCGGCGATCCCGGTTCGCGAGGATCCGCGCGACGCCCTGTGCGCGCGCGACGGCTTGACGCTCGAGACCCTCCCCGAGGGCGCCCGCGTCGGCACGGGTTCACCGCGGCGCATGGCGCAGCTGCGGGCGAAGCGGCCGGATCTCGAGGTCGTCGACATCCGCGGCAACGTCGACACCCGGCTCGGGCGCGTCGCCCCCGGCGACCTCGACGCCGTCGTGCTCGCCGCGGCCGGCCTGCGCCGCCTCGGCCGCACCGACGTCATCACCGAGTACCTCGACGCCGACCGCTGGCCGACGGCTCCCGGTCAGGGCGCCCTCGCGATCGAGGTGCGCACCGGCGACGAGGACCTCGTGCGCGCACTCGACCACGCCGAGACCCGCGCCGCGGTGGAAGCCGAGCGGGGAGTGCTCGCCCGGCTCGAGGCCGGATGCTCCGCGCCGGTCGGCGCGCGTGCGGTCGTCGACGCGGGGCTCCTGTTCCTCTCGGCGAGCGTGTACAGCCTCGACGGCCAGACCGTCCTCACCGCGTCGCACGCCGCCGCGTGGCCCGACGACGGCGACCCGTCGCAGGACATCGCCGCGCGGGCGGCCCGTGAACTGCTCGACGCCGGAGCAGCCGACCTCACCGGAGCCCGCCCATGA
- the hemQ gene encoding hydrogen peroxide-dependent heme synthase: MSETSAVPPSENEALGYTLWAVFRRGGASPAPAGDLEGAVAEVEASGVTVRGWYDVSGLRADADLMVWLHGTDVAPERLQAALRALRRAEPLASLVPVWNAMGVHRDAEFTANHLPAFMRGKDPEAWLTVYPFVRSYEWYILPDDERRQMLADHGRKGAEYRQVLANTVASFALGDYEWILALEAPELVDLVDLMRHLRQTEARRHVREEVPFYTGRRIGLDEIAEVLS, from the coding sequence ATGAGCGAAACCTCGGCTGTTCCCCCGTCCGAGAACGAGGCGCTCGGCTACACGTTGTGGGCCGTCTTCCGGCGCGGAGGTGCGAGCCCCGCTCCCGCGGGCGATCTGGAGGGCGCGGTCGCCGAGGTCGAGGCGTCCGGTGTCACGGTCCGCGGCTGGTACGACGTGTCGGGCCTGCGCGCCGACGCCGACCTCATGGTGTGGCTGCACGGCACGGACGTGGCTCCCGAGAGGCTGCAGGCTGCGCTGCGCGCGCTCCGCCGCGCCGAGCCGCTCGCCTCGCTCGTGCCGGTGTGGAACGCGATGGGCGTGCACCGCGACGCCGAGTTCACGGCCAACCACCTGCCGGCCTTCATGCGGGGCAAGGACCCCGAGGCATGGCTCACGGTCTACCCGTTCGTGCGGTCGTACGAGTGGTACATCCTCCCCGACGACGAGCGCCGTCAGATGCTCGCCGACCACGGCCGCAAGGGCGCCGAGTACCGCCAGGTGCTCGCCAACACGGTCGCTTCGTTCGCGCTCGGCGACTACGAATGGATCCTCGCGCTCGAGGCTCCCGAGCTGGTCGACCTCGTCGACCTCATGCGTCACCTGCGCCAGACCGAGGCGCGACGCCACGTCCGCGAGGAGGTCCCGTTCTACACGGGCCGCCGCATCGGCCTCGACGAGATCGCGGAGGTGCTGTCGTGA
- the hemE gene encoding uroporphyrinogen decarboxylase — MPLDASHPTLADGYVAPPLIRAYRGERPETTPVWFMRQAGRSLPEYRELRVGTDMLDACLTPELASEITLQPVRRHGVDAGIFFSDIVIPVKLAGVDVRIVAGRGPVLAEPVRTPADVAALPALDPTALDPVREAVRLTVAQLGATPLIGFAGAPYTLASYLVEGGPSKEQLKTRALMHSDPGTWSALLTWCADITGVFLEAQLEAGASAGQLFDSWAGSLSLADYTAHVAPHSSRALEPARALGVPLVHFGVGTGELLAAMHGVGVDVMGVDWRLPLDEASRRLGGTVPLQGNIDPALLAAPWPVLEAHVRGVLDRGRAAPAHVVNLGHGVPPDADPTVLTRIVEFVHAHG, encoded by the coding sequence GTGCCGCTGGATGCCTCTCACCCGACCCTCGCCGACGGCTACGTCGCGCCGCCGCTCATCCGCGCCTACCGCGGCGAGCGCCCCGAGACGACGCCGGTGTGGTTCATGCGCCAGGCGGGCCGGTCCCTCCCGGAGTACCGCGAGCTGCGCGTCGGCACCGACATGCTCGACGCCTGCCTGACCCCCGAGCTGGCGAGCGAGATCACGCTGCAGCCGGTGCGGCGCCACGGCGTGGATGCAGGCATCTTCTTCAGCGACATCGTGATCCCGGTGAAGCTCGCCGGGGTCGACGTGCGCATCGTCGCGGGCCGCGGGCCTGTGCTCGCGGAGCCGGTGAGAACGCCGGCGGATGTCGCGGCCCTCCCCGCTCTCGACCCGACGGCGCTCGACCCCGTGCGCGAAGCGGTGCGGCTCACGGTCGCCCAGCTCGGCGCGACGCCCCTCATCGGTTTCGCGGGCGCGCCGTACACGCTCGCGTCCTACCTGGTCGAGGGCGGTCCGTCGAAGGAGCAGCTGAAGACCCGCGCGCTCATGCACTCCGATCCCGGCACGTGGTCGGCGCTGCTCACGTGGTGCGCCGACATCACCGGTGTGTTCCTCGAGGCGCAGCTCGAGGCCGGCGCGTCGGCCGGGCAGCTGTTCGACTCGTGGGCAGGCTCGCTGAGCCTCGCCGACTACACCGCTCACGTCGCGCCGCACTCCTCGCGTGCTCTCGAGCCCGCACGGGCGCTCGGCGTGCCGCTCGTGCACTTCGGCGTCGGCACCGGCGAGCTCCTCGCCGCGATGCACGGCGTCGGCGTCGACGTCATGGGCGTCGACTGGCGCCTGCCGCTCGACGAGGCCTCGCGCCGCCTGGGCGGGACCGTGCCGCTGCAGGGGAACATCGATCCCGCCCTGCTCGCTGCGCCGTGGCCGGTGCTCGAAGCCCACGTGCGCGGCGTGCTCGACCGCGGCCGGGCTGCACCCGCGCACGTCGTGAACCTGGGTCACGGGGTTCCGCCCGACGCGGACCCGACCGTGCTCACGCGGATCGTGGAGTTCGTCCACGCACATGGCTGA
- a CDS encoding glycosyl hydrolase family 28-related protein — protein sequence MTRSSTLVAAVAAASLALCAAVAPPAAAAPPRPAPAPVVTRAALAPELTAGRGADVAFLEQEAENAVTDGTVIGAGREAYTIEAEASGRKAVKLLPGQYVEFTLPAAANAITVRYSIPDAAKGGGLTAKLGVTAGTQKKQLSLTSQYAYLYNQYPFSNDPGAGLLHPDWWVTECACVPAATSPAFEPATPFRPMKFYDEERLLLGKTYKAGERIRLTAPASVPWTVIDLLDSELVGKPYVKIIAANVLVFGADPTGRRDSAKAFDKAIAFAQKKGLEVYVPPGTFRIDRHIIVDDVTIRGAGHWYTTLKGSSVALAEPALDGSTHTGVGFYGKDAADGGSRDVHLSGFAIEGDVRERIDTDQVNAIGGAFHDSSFSDLHIQHTKVGMWFDGPMSNVVVERNIIVDQIADALNFHLGVTDSVARHNFVRNTGDDGLAMWAEAKNGTTPTNARNVFDRNTVQTPTLANGIAIYGGADITVSGNLVADTIREGSALHAGSRFGAHPFAGTLTFRDNTTARAGTRELNWNIGLGSLWIYALEGSIAGVRVSGDHYLDSTYNAILLVSEWGVKDLYSMTDIAFQDVRIDGTGTSVLSARVKGGASFQNVDARNVGAVGINNCGSFGFTPSGSEFSVADLGGNDGGGTTGPWMAAWELPNTITCDDRPPVVVPPAPSPWVQP from the coding sequence ATGACACGATCCAGCACTCTCGTCGCGGCGGTGGCCGCGGCATCCCTCGCCCTCTGCGCCGCCGTGGCGCCGCCCGCGGCGGCCGCCCCGCCTCGCCCCGCTCCCGCGCCTGTCGTGACGCGAGCCGCCCTGGCCCCCGAGCTGACGGCGGGCCGCGGCGCCGACGTCGCATTCCTCGAGCAGGAGGCCGAGAACGCCGTCACCGACGGCACGGTCATCGGCGCCGGCAGGGAGGCCTACACGATCGAGGCGGAGGCGTCGGGCCGCAAGGCGGTGAAGCTGCTGCCCGGTCAGTACGTCGAGTTCACGCTCCCCGCGGCGGCGAACGCGATCACCGTGCGGTACAGCATCCCGGATGCCGCGAAGGGCGGCGGGCTCACGGCGAAGCTCGGCGTCACGGCCGGCACGCAGAAGAAGCAGCTGTCGCTCACCTCGCAGTACGCGTACCTCTACAACCAGTACCCGTTCTCGAACGACCCCGGCGCCGGGCTGCTGCATCCGGACTGGTGGGTGACCGAGTGCGCCTGCGTGCCCGCGGCGACATCGCCGGCGTTCGAGCCGGCGACGCCGTTCCGTCCGATGAAGTTCTACGACGAGGAGCGCCTGCTGCTGGGCAAGACGTACAAGGCGGGGGAGCGGATCCGCCTCACGGCGCCGGCATCCGTTCCGTGGACCGTCATCGACCTCCTCGACAGCGAGCTCGTGGGCAAGCCGTACGTGAAGATCATCGCGGCGAACGTGCTCGTCTTCGGGGCCGACCCGACCGGCCGCCGCGACTCGGCGAAGGCGTTCGACAAGGCGATCGCCTTCGCGCAGAAGAAGGGGCTCGAGGTCTACGTGCCGCCGGGCACATTCCGCATCGACCGGCACATCATCGTCGACGACGTCACGATCCGCGGCGCCGGGCACTGGTACACCACGCTCAAGGGCTCGTCGGTCGCGCTGGCCGAGCCGGCGCTCGACGGCTCGACCCACACCGGCGTCGGGTTCTACGGGAAGGATGCCGCAGACGGCGGAAGCCGCGACGTGCACCTCTCGGGTTTCGCGATCGAGGGCGACGTGCGCGAACGCATCGACACCGACCAGGTCAACGCGATCGGCGGCGCATTCCACGACTCGTCGTTCTCCGACCTGCACATCCAGCACACCAAGGTCGGCATGTGGTTCGACGGCCCGATGTCGAACGTGGTGGTCGAGCGCAACATCATCGTCGACCAGATCGCCGACGCCCTGAACTTCCACCTGGGCGTGACGGACTCGGTCGCGCGGCACAATTTCGTGCGGAACACCGGCGACGACGGGCTGGCGATGTGGGCCGAGGCCAAGAACGGCACGACCCCGACGAACGCGCGGAACGTGTTCGACCGCAACACCGTGCAGACGCCGACACTCGCCAACGGCATCGCCATCTACGGCGGCGCCGACATCACGGTGTCGGGCAATCTCGTCGCCGACACCATCCGCGAGGGCAGCGCACTCCACGCCGGGTCGCGGTTCGGAGCGCACCCGTTCGCGGGCACGTTGACCTTCCGCGACAACACGACCGCTCGCGCGGGCACGCGTGAGCTCAACTGGAACATCGGCCTGGGTTCGCTCTGGATCTATGCCCTCGAAGGATCGATCGCGGGCGTGCGGGTGAGCGGCGACCACTACCTCGACAGCACGTACAACGCGATCCTGCTCGTGTCGGAGTGGGGGGTGAAGGACCTGTACTCGATGACCGACATCGCGTTCCAGGACGTCCGCATCGACGGCACCGGCACGTCGGTGCTCAGTGCGCGGGTGAAGGGCGGCGCCTCATTCCAGAACGTCGACGCGCGCAACGTGGGAGCCGTGGGCATCAACAACTGCGGCTCGTTCGGGTTCACCCCGTCGGGCTCGGAGTTCTCCGTCGCCGACCTGGGAGGCAACGACGGCGGCGGCACCACCGGACCCTGGATGGCCGCGTGGGAGCTGCCGAACACGATCACCTGCGACGACCGGCCGCCGGTCGTGGTCCCTCCGGCGCCCTCGCCGTGGGTGCAGCCCTGA